The following are encoded in a window of Tessaracoccus flavescens genomic DNA:
- the nuoE gene encoding NADH-quinone oxidoreductase subunit NuoE produces MSGHFASHFPDSGSVDYSDQSSSIDETTIAELRELAGRYPEARSALLPMLHLVQSVDGRVSPRGIEVCAEILDITTAQVSGVATFYTMYKRRPAGKQHVGICTTALCAVMGGDILLERAKQFLGIDENQTTPDGQISLERLECNAACDFAPVAMVNWEFFDNMTPQKLEHLLGDLRDDREVVSPRGATITSWREAERVLAGFPDGRADEGPSAGPASLLGRVIARDNDWTAPPADAKPAPVEQGDAK; encoded by the coding sequence ATGAGCGGCCACTTTGCCAGCCATTTCCCCGACTCCGGCTCGGTGGACTACTCGGATCAGTCGTCGAGCATCGACGAGACGACGATCGCCGAGCTGCGTGAGCTCGCCGGCCGCTACCCCGAGGCCCGCTCCGCCCTGCTTCCGATGCTGCACCTCGTGCAGTCGGTCGACGGCCGGGTCAGCCCGCGCGGCATCGAGGTGTGCGCCGAGATCCTCGACATCACCACCGCCCAGGTCTCCGGCGTGGCGACGTTCTACACGATGTACAAGCGCCGCCCGGCGGGTAAACAGCACGTCGGCATCTGCACCACGGCGCTCTGCGCGGTGATGGGCGGCGACATCCTGCTTGAGCGCGCCAAGCAGTTCCTCGGCATCGACGAGAACCAGACCACCCCCGACGGCCAGATCTCGCTCGAGCGCCTCGAGTGCAACGCCGCCTGTGACTTCGCCCCGGTCGCGATGGTCAACTGGGAGTTCTTCGACAACATGACCCCGCAGAAGCTCGAGCACCTGCTCGGCGACCTGCGCGACGACCGCGAGGTCGTCTCGCCGCGTGGCGCGACCATCACGTCGTGGCGCGAGGCCGAGCGCGTGCTCGCGGGCTTCCCCGACGGCCGCGCCGACGAGGGCCCCTCCGCGGGTCCCGCCTCGCTGCTCGGCCGTGTGATCGCCCGTGACAACGACTGGACCGCACCCCCGGCCGACGCCAAGCCGGCCCCCGTGGAGCAGGGAGACGCCAAGTGA
- a CDS encoding geranylgeranyl reductase family protein, with translation MSFAKPEGAAAESDVVVVGAGPGGSSTAAYLARHGLSVTLLEKSHFPREKVCGDGLTPRATRALTRIGIDTSEGNGWLHNKGLRVYGGRTEPFELPWPDLTDFPPYGLVRPRADFDDMLAKHAVAAGAELVEGANVDGAILDERSGRITGVTTKDGRSFHAPIVVAADGNSSRLSVSMGINKRPDRPMGVAVRTYYTSPRTNDDYLESWLELWDGERGKSNLMPGYGWVFGMGDGTSNVGLGVLNTSKGFGQTDYRALLKRWVDHTPEEWGFRDQNMVGKIQGAALPMAFNRQPHYGRGLVLVGDAGGMVNPFNGEGIAYAMESAELAAAAIAEAHSRGFGTASAEKAMQAYPAQIRDSLGGYYRLGMIFVKLIGDPRIMHLCTRYGLPRKTLMRFVLKLLANLTDSHGGDAMDRIINALCKAAPSA, from the coding sequence ATGTCGTTCGCCAAGCCCGAGGGCGCGGCCGCCGAATCTGACGTCGTCGTAGTCGGCGCAGGCCCCGGGGGGTCTTCGACGGCCGCCTACCTGGCGCGTCACGGCCTGTCCGTCACCCTTCTGGAGAAGTCGCACTTCCCCCGCGAGAAGGTGTGCGGCGACGGCCTGACCCCCCGTGCGACCCGCGCGCTCACGCGCATCGGCATCGACACCTCTGAGGGCAACGGCTGGCTGCACAACAAGGGCCTGCGCGTCTACGGCGGCCGCACCGAGCCGTTCGAGCTGCCCTGGCCCGACCTGACCGACTTCCCGCCCTACGGCCTCGTGCGCCCGCGCGCCGACTTCGATGACATGCTCGCCAAGCACGCCGTCGCGGCAGGGGCGGAGCTCGTGGAGGGCGCCAACGTCGACGGAGCCATCCTCGACGAACGCAGCGGCCGGATCACCGGTGTCACCACGAAGGACGGCCGCTCGTTCCACGCGCCGATCGTCGTCGCCGCGGACGGCAACTCGTCGCGTCTGTCCGTCTCGATGGGCATCAACAAGCGCCCCGACCGCCCCATGGGCGTCGCGGTGCGCACCTACTACACCAGCCCGCGGACCAACGACGACTACCTCGAGTCCTGGCTCGAGCTGTGGGACGGCGAACGCGGCAAGTCCAACCTGATGCCCGGCTACGGCTGGGTGTTCGGCATGGGCGACGGCACGAGCAACGTCGGCCTCGGCGTGCTCAACACCTCGAAGGGCTTCGGCCAGACCGACTACCGCGCCCTCCTGAAGCGCTGGGTCGACCACACGCCCGAGGAGTGGGGCTTCCGCGACCAGAACATGGTCGGCAAGATCCAGGGCGCAGCGCTCCCGATGGCGTTCAACCGGCAGCCGCATTACGGCCGCGGGCTCGTCCTCGTCGGCGACGCGGGCGGCATGGTCAACCCGTTCAACGGCGAGGGCATCGCCTACGCCATGGAGTCTGCCGAGCTCGCGGCCGCCGCCATCGCAGAGGCGCACTCGCGCGGCTTCGGCACCGCGTCCGCCGAGAAGGCGATGCAGGCCTACCCGGCGCAGATCAGGGACAGCCTCGGTGGCTACTATCGCCTGGGCATGATCTTCGTGAAGCTGATCGGCGATCCCCGCATCATGCACCTCTGCACCCGCTACGGGCTTCCCCGCAAGACGCTGATGCGTTTCGTGCTGAAGCTCTTGGCCAACCTCACCGACTCGCACGGCGGAGATGCGATGGACCGCATCATCAACGCCCTCTGCAAGGCCGCCCCGTCGGCCTGA
- a CDS encoding isochorismate synthase, which translates to MILDFGSARMRATTVAIDDPGPLERFLPDSGPSTAFIRKGEGFVGLGEAARFETDTLEAADVWWDEISEQIDHDSEMPGEFGTGPIAVGSFTFDPDRSEERSVLTVPQTVIGRRGDVFWMTKLGSDHNSMDLPSRGAAALAPVNPVAVGGAMGEDVWTRIVGEVVSLIRNDEVSKVVLARDLRIRADEPLDLRWILDRLIRDYPMTWTYLVDGMAGATPELLLRRQGGLVTSRVLAGTVWREAEGADPLQLAAELARSQKDISEHEFAVASVADALAPYCQAMNVPDAPSVLKLPNVMHLATDITGVVGPESGALTLAAALHPSAAVCGTPTHLALDIISELESLDRGRYAGPVGWTDMDGDGEWAIALRGGQVRPHHPQEIQLFAGAGVVADSDPEVELAETGAKLVPMLQALGLDPATATPAPR; encoded by the coding sequence GTGATTCTCGACTTCGGCAGTGCGCGGATGCGTGCCACCACGGTGGCGATCGACGACCCCGGGCCGCTCGAGCGTTTCCTGCCTGACTCCGGCCCGAGCACGGCGTTCATCCGCAAGGGCGAAGGCTTCGTGGGGCTGGGCGAGGCGGCGAGGTTCGAGACGGACACGCTCGAGGCAGCCGATGTCTGGTGGGACGAGATCTCGGAGCAGATCGACCACGACTCGGAGATGCCGGGCGAGTTCGGCACGGGCCCCATCGCGGTCGGCTCCTTCACCTTCGACCCGGACCGCTCCGAGGAGCGCTCGGTGCTGACGGTCCCACAGACGGTGATCGGCCGGCGGGGCGACGTGTTCTGGATGACGAAGCTCGGCTCCGACCACAACTCGATGGACCTCCCCTCACGCGGAGCGGCCGCCCTCGCGCCCGTGAATCCGGTCGCTGTCGGCGGGGCCATGGGCGAGGACGTCTGGACCCGCATCGTCGGCGAGGTCGTCTCCCTGATCCGCAACGACGAGGTGAGCAAGGTGGTGCTCGCGCGCGATCTGCGCATCCGCGCCGACGAGCCGCTCGACCTGCGCTGGATCCTTGACCGCCTGATCCGCGACTACCCGATGACCTGGACCTACCTGGTCGACGGGATGGCGGGCGCGACCCCCGAGCTGCTCCTGCGGCGCCAGGGCGGCCTCGTCACCTCCCGCGTACTCGCAGGCACCGTCTGGCGTGAGGCCGAGGGCGCCGACCCGCTGCAGCTGGCCGCGGAGCTGGCGCGCTCGCAAAAGGACATCTCGGAGCACGAGTTCGCCGTCGCCTCCGTGGCCGACGCACTCGCCCCCTACTGCCAGGCGATGAACGTGCCGGATGCACCGTCGGTGCTGAAGCTGCCCAACGTGATGCACCTGGCCACCGACATCACCGGTGTTGTCGGCCCCGAGTCGGGCGCCCTGACCCTTGCCGCCGCGCTGCACCCCAGCGCCGCCGTCTGCGGCACCCCCACACACCTCGCCCTCGACATCATCTCCGAGCTCGAGTCGCTCGACCGCGGCCGCTATGCGGGCCCCGTCGGCTGGACCGACATGGACGGCGACGGCGAGTGGGCCATCGCCCTGCGCGGCGGCCAGGTGCGCCCGCACCACCCGCAGGAGATCCAGCTCTTCGCGGGCGCCGGCGTCGTCGCCGACTCCGACCCTGAGGTCGAGCTCGCCGAGACCGGAGCCAAGCTCGTCCCGATGCTTCAGGCCCTCGGCCTCGACCCCGCCACCGCGACTCCTGCGCCCCGCTGA
- the nuoF gene encoding NADH-quinone oxidoreductase subunit NuoF has protein sequence MTDLLTPVLSAQWGEDNSWKLSRYEATGGYRAMRKALGMKPEDVVTLVKDANLRGRGGAGFPTGMKWSFVPQDNPNPKYLVVNADESEPGTCKDMPLMMASPHTLVEGIIISSYAINGHTSFIYCRGEVLHVIRRLQQAVREAYAAGYLGKNILGTGYDLDIIVHAGAGAYICGEETALLDSLEGRRGQPRLRPPFPAVAGLYASPTVINNVESIASVPSIVDNGADWFQSMGTEKSKGFTLYSLSGHVKNPGQFEAPMGITLRQLIDLAGGIRDGHQLKFFTPGGSSTPILTGDSLDLPLDYESMAAAGTMLGTKALQIFDETTSIVRTTLRFVEFYKHESCGKCTPCREGSWWLVQLLMRFEAGTAQEGDVDKLLDICDNIGGRSFCALADGAVACVTSAVKHFRSEFEQGYTTPAWELFPYEKSALFTVEGDAR, from the coding sequence GTGACCGATCTGCTTACCCCCGTCCTCAGCGCCCAGTGGGGCGAGGACAACTCGTGGAAGCTGTCCCGCTACGAGGCGACCGGCGGCTACCGCGCGATGCGCAAGGCGCTGGGGATGAAGCCCGAGGACGTCGTGACGCTCGTCAAGGACGCCAACCTCCGCGGCCGTGGCGGCGCAGGCTTCCCGACCGGCATGAAGTGGTCCTTCGTCCCGCAGGACAACCCCAACCCGAAGTACCTCGTGGTCAACGCCGACGAGTCGGAGCCGGGCACCTGCAAGGACATGCCGCTGATGATGGCGAGCCCGCACACGCTGGTCGAGGGCATCATCATCTCCTCGTACGCCATCAACGGCCACACCTCGTTCATCTACTGCCGAGGCGAGGTCCTGCACGTGATCCGTCGCCTGCAGCAGGCGGTCCGCGAGGCCTACGCCGCCGGCTACCTCGGCAAGAACATCCTCGGCACCGGCTACGACCTGGACATCATCGTCCACGCCGGTGCTGGCGCCTACATCTGCGGCGAGGAGACGGCACTGCTCGACTCGCTCGAGGGACGCCGCGGCCAGCCTCGCCTGCGCCCGCCGTTCCCCGCCGTCGCCGGCCTCTACGCCTCGCCGACGGTCATCAACAACGTCGAGTCGATCGCCTCCGTGCCGTCGATCGTCGACAACGGGGCCGACTGGTTCCAGTCGATGGGCACCGAGAAGTCGAAGGGCTTCACGCTCTACTCGCTCTCGGGGCATGTGAAGAACCCGGGCCAGTTCGAGGCCCCCATGGGCATCACGCTTCGCCAGCTGATTGACCTCGCGGGAGGCATCCGCGACGGCCACCAGCTGAAGTTCTTCACCCCAGGCGGATCGTCCACCCCGATCCTCACGGGCGACTCGCTCGACCTTCCGCTCGACTACGAGTCGATGGCGGCCGCAGGCACCATGCTCGGCACGAAGGCCCTGCAGATCTTCGACGAGACCACCTCGATCGTGCGCACCACGCTGCGCTTCGTCGAGTTCTACAAGCACGAGAGCTGTGGCAAGTGCACCCCGTGTCGTGAGGGCTCGTGGTGGCTCGTCCAGCTGCTGATGCGCTTCGAGGCGGGAACCGCCCAGGAGGGCGACGTCGACAAGCTGCTCGACATCTGCGACAACATCGGCGGCCGCTCGTTCTGCGCGCTCGCCGACGGTGCGGTGGCCTGCGTGACCAGCGCGGTCAAGCACTTCCGCTCCGAGTTCGAGCAGGGCTACACCACCCCCGCCTGGGAGCTGTTCCCCTACGAGAAGAGCGCCCTGTTCACCGTGGAAGGAGACGCGCGATGA
- a CDS encoding NADH-quinone oxidoreductase subunit D has product MSTHAASEDIFAGSGDEKVDRVYLAQGGDWEDIASEQAERGDETIVVNMGPQHPSTHGVLRLILEMDGETVTSIRPGIGFLHTGIEKNMEYKTWTQGVTYVTRMDYVAPIFNEAAYCLAVEKLLGITDDIPERASVIRVLMMELNRIASHLVAMGTGGMEIGALTMMTIAFREREMILDFFEAVSGLRMNNAYIRPGGVANDLPEDGLAILRTTIDWLKKHLPEYAAFCNENPIFIGRQSNVGVMDLTACMMLGVSGPPLRSTGYAWDLRKTQPYCGYETYDFEPITWASNDSYGRFRIRLAECWESLKIVEQCYERLQNTQGQPVMVADRKIAWPAQLTLGPDGQGNSNEHVKHIMGESMEALIHHFKMVTEGFKVPVGQVYQAIESPKGELGAHVVSDGGNRPYRVHFRDPGFNHLQSIPAMCEGGMMSDVVVAVASLDPVLGGVDR; this is encoded by the coding sequence ATGAGCACGCACGCAGCTTCCGAAGACATCTTCGCCGGCTCCGGCGATGAGAAGGTCGACCGCGTCTACCTCGCGCAGGGCGGCGACTGGGAGGACATCGCCTCCGAGCAGGCCGAGCGCGGCGACGAGACCATCGTCGTCAACATGGGCCCCCAGCACCCCTCCACGCACGGCGTGCTCCGCCTCATCCTCGAGATGGACGGCGAGACCGTCACCTCGATCCGCCCCGGCATCGGCTTCCTGCACACGGGCATCGAGAAGAACATGGAGTACAAGACGTGGACCCAGGGTGTGACCTACGTCACGCGCATGGACTACGTCGCCCCGATCTTCAACGAGGCGGCCTACTGCCTCGCGGTCGAGAAACTCCTCGGCATCACCGATGACATCCCCGAGCGCGCCTCGGTGATCCGAGTCCTGATGATGGAGCTCAACCGCATCGCCTCGCACCTGGTCGCCATGGGCACCGGTGGCATGGAGATCGGCGCCCTCACCATGATGACGATCGCCTTCCGCGAGCGCGAGATGATCCTCGACTTCTTCGAGGCCGTCTCCGGACTCCGGATGAACAACGCCTACATCCGTCCCGGTGGTGTCGCCAACGACCTGCCCGAGGACGGGCTCGCGATCCTGCGCACGACGATCGACTGGCTGAAGAAGCACCTGCCCGAGTACGCGGCCTTCTGCAACGAGAACCCGATCTTCATCGGCCGCCAGTCCAACGTCGGCGTGATGGACCTGACGGCCTGCATGATGCTCGGCGTCTCCGGCCCGCCGCTGCGCTCCACGGGCTACGCGTGGGACCTGCGCAAGACGCAGCCCTACTGCGGCTACGAGACCTACGACTTCGAGCCGATCACCTGGGCGTCCAACGACTCCTACGGCCGCTTCCGGATCCGCCTCGCGGAATGCTGGGAGTCGCTCAAGATCGTCGAGCAGTGCTACGAGCGGCTTCAGAACACGCAGGGCCAGCCCGTCATGGTCGCCGACCGGAAGATCGCGTGGCCCGCGCAGCTCACCCTCGGCCCTGACGGCCAGGGCAACTCGAACGAGCACGTCAAGCACATCATGGGCGAGTCCATGGAGGCGCTCATCCACCACTTCAAGATGGTCACCGAGGGCTTCAAGGTTCCGGTCGGTCAGGTGTACCAGGCCATCGAGTCGCCGAAGGGCGAGCTCGGCGCCCACGTCGTCTCCGACGGAGGCAACCGCCCCTACCGCGTCCACTTCCGCGACCCGGGCTTCAACCACCTGCAGTCCATTCCCGCGATGTGCGAGGGCGGCATGATGTCCGACGTGGTCGTCGCCGTCGCGAGCCTCGACCCTGTCCTTGGAGGTGTGGACCGATGA
- a CDS encoding nucleotide exchange factor GrpE, producing MSTDDVTTSPTPQPAADEVLAPDAQLEALRDQVAQLESRLAERTEDLQRLQAEYINYKRRVDRDRDLARRAGKEQILTDLLPALDAIQLAEQHGELDGPFKMLADQISAVAARHGLSSYGQVGDEFDPTLHEALMQLPMSGATKTCISQVMQPGFRIHDKVLRPARVAVSEPDTQQAATESSTHGDEQR from the coding sequence ATGAGCACAGACGACGTGACCACCTCGCCCACTCCGCAGCCAGCGGCCGACGAGGTGCTCGCTCCTGACGCGCAGCTCGAAGCGTTGCGTGATCAGGTCGCGCAGCTGGAGAGCCGCTTGGCGGAACGTACTGAGGACCTGCAGCGGCTGCAAGCCGAGTACATCAATTACAAGCGACGAGTCGACCGTGACCGGGACCTGGCGCGCCGCGCGGGAAAGGAACAGATTCTCACGGACCTTCTGCCCGCCTTGGATGCGATCCAGCTGGCCGAGCAGCACGGCGAGCTGGATGGCCCCTTCAAGATGCTTGCCGACCAGATCTCCGCAGTGGCTGCTCGGCACGGCCTGAGCAGTTACGGCCAGGTCGGAGACGAATTCGACCCCACCCTGCATGAGGCATTGATGCAGCTGCCGATGTCTGGCGCCACCAAGACTTGTATCTCGCAAGTGATGCAGCCAGGTTTCCGCATTCACGACAAGGTCCTGCGCCCTGCCCGCGTCGCAGTCAGCGAGCCGGACACACAACAAGCCGCCACCGAGTCCAGTACGCACGGAGATGAGCAGCGATGA
- a CDS encoding NuoB/complex I 20 kDa subunit family protein: protein MGIEDKLPSGILLTTVEGVFGWVRKASFWPATMGLACCAIEMMAYGTPRYDSGRWGQEVFRASPRQADLMIVSGRVSQKMAPVIRQVYDQMPNPKWVISMGACASSGGMFNNYAVVQGCDHFLPVDMYIPGCPPRPDMLIEAMFKLREKVQHRPIGPNETKAIEEAEQAALAAPAKIEMKGLVR, encoded by the coding sequence ATGGGTATCGAAGACAAGCTCCCCAGCGGCATCCTTCTGACCACGGTCGAGGGTGTCTTCGGCTGGGTGCGCAAGGCCTCGTTCTGGCCCGCCACCATGGGTCTGGCGTGCTGCGCCATCGAGATGATGGCCTACGGCACCCCGCGCTACGACTCGGGACGTTGGGGCCAGGAGGTGTTCCGCGCCTCGCCGCGCCAGGCCGACCTCATGATCGTCTCCGGCCGTGTCTCCCAGAAGATGGCGCCCGTCATCCGCCAGGTCTACGACCAGATGCCGAACCCGAAGTGGGTCATCTCGATGGGCGCCTGCGCCTCGTCTGGCGGCATGTTCAACAACTACGCCGTCGTCCAGGGCTGTGACCACTTCCTGCCCGTCGACATGTACATCCCCGGCTGCCCGCCGCGGCCCGACATGCTGATCGAGGCCATGTTCAAGCTCCGCGAGAAGGTCCAGCACCGCCCGATCGGACCGAACGAGACCAAGGCGATCGAGGAGGCCGAGCAGGCCGCCCTCGCCGCGCCCGCCAAGATCGAGATGAAGGGCCTCGTGCGATGA
- a CDS encoding NADH-quinone oxidoreductase subunit C, translating to MSEQTPEENLPATGDENTSLPVFETRKGMWSGGSSDTSGYNGLVRHVSMPGQTEPPFGEPFDSIHARALEVVPGLADARWVYDRGELTIYVPREQLVEVARSFRDDAHLRFEVCVSVSGVHYPEQTGSELHSVYHLLSYTHNRRVRLEVTCTDADPHLPSVTPIYPMADWHERETWDMFGIIFDGHPSLTRILMPDDWRGHPQRKDYPLGGVDVEYKGAKVPAPDNRRSYS from the coding sequence ATGAGCGAGCAGACCCCCGAGGAGAACCTGCCCGCGACCGGCGACGAGAACACCTCGCTTCCCGTCTTCGAGACGCGCAAGGGCATGTGGTCCGGCGGCTCGAGCGACACCTCCGGCTACAACGGCCTCGTGCGCCACGTGTCGATGCCCGGCCAGACCGAGCCCCCGTTCGGCGAGCCCTTCGACTCGATCCATGCCCGCGCCCTCGAGGTCGTGCCCGGCCTCGCCGACGCCCGCTGGGTCTACGACCGGGGCGAGCTGACCATCTACGTCCCGCGCGAGCAGCTGGTCGAGGTCGCACGGTCGTTCCGTGACGACGCCCACCTCCGCTTCGAGGTGTGCGTCTCCGTCTCCGGCGTGCACTACCCGGAGCAGACCGGCTCCGAGCTGCACTCCGTCTACCACCTGCTGAGCTACACCCACAACCGTCGGGTCCGGCTCGAGGTCACCTGCACCGACGCCGATCCCCACCTCCCGTCCGTCACGCCGATCTACCCGATGGCCGACTGGCACGAGCGGGAGACCTGGGACATGTTCGGCATCATCTTCGACGGCCATCCCTCGCTGACCCGCATCCTGATGCCGGACGACTGGCGTGGACACCCGCAGCGCAAGGACTACCCGCTCGGCGGCGTCGACGTCGAATACAAGGGCGCGAAGGTGCCCGCACCTGACAACCGGAGGTCCTACTCCTGA
- a CDS encoding NADH-quinone oxidoreductase subunit A has protein sequence MNPYIPIVGMVILATVFVLISMGLSLVVGPRRYNRAKYDSYECGIQPTPQPIGGGRFPVKYYITAMMFIVFDIEVVFLLPWAVAYNQLSTFAVVAMIVFIVLFFIPYFYVLRRNGLDWE, from the coding sequence ATGAATCCGTATATCCCCATCGTGGGCATGGTGATCCTGGCGACTGTGTTCGTCCTGATCTCCATGGGCCTGAGCCTCGTCGTGGGCCCCAGGCGCTACAACCGTGCCAAGTACGACAGCTACGAGTGCGGCATCCAGCCCACCCCGCAGCCCATCGGTGGCGGTCGGTTCCCGGTCAAGTACTACATCACCGCGATGATGTTCATCGTCTTCGACATCGAGGTCGTCTTCCTCCTGCCCTGGGCGGTCGCCTACAACCAGCTGAGCACCTTCGCGGTCGTCGCGATGATCGTGTTCATCGTGTTGTTCTTCATCCCTTACTTCTACGTCCTGCGCCGCAACGGCCTGGACTGGGAATGA
- the dnaK gene encoding molecular chaperone DnaK, with the protein MARSVGIDLGTTNSCIAVLEGGEPTVIPNAEGSRTTPSVVAFTKDGEVLVGEVAKRQAVTNVDRTIRSVKRHMGTDWSVSIDGKRYTPQEISARILQKLKRDAEAYLGEPVTNAVITVPAYFNDAQRQATKEAGEIAGLTVDRIINEPTAAALAYGLDKGDKEQSVLVFDLGGGTFDVSLLDISDGVFEVKATNGDNRLGGDDWDQRIVDWLVTQFKNAHGIDLSADKMAKQRLQEAAERAKIELSSAPETQINLPYITAGAAGPLHLEAKLTRAEFERMTKDLLDRCKAPFQAVIKDAHTSVDKIDEVILVGGSTRMPAVVELVKELSGKEPHKGVNPDEVVALGAALQAGVLKGEVKDVLLLDVTPLSLGIETKGGVMTKIIERNTTIPTKRSEIFTTAEDNQPSVMVQVYQGEREFARDNKPLGNFELTGLMPAPRGVPQVEVTFDIDANGIVHVSAKDKATGKEQSMTVTGGSALDKDDIDRMVKDAEAHAEEDRRRREAVEMRNQADALAFRTEQLLADNAATIGDDVKAPVVEALDKLKEALKGTGNDDQVKALMEELNEKTSVMGQAVYAASQPQAQGPASPSEQETSSDDDVVDAEIVDDK; encoded by the coding sequence ATGGCACGTTCAGTCGGTATCGATCTGGGCACCACCAACTCTTGCATCGCCGTCCTCGAGGGCGGCGAGCCCACCGTCATCCCCAACGCCGAAGGCTCCCGCACGACGCCGTCGGTGGTCGCGTTCACCAAGGATGGAGAGGTGCTCGTCGGCGAAGTCGCCAAGCGCCAGGCCGTCACGAATGTCGATCGCACCATCCGCTCGGTCAAGCGCCATATGGGCACCGATTGGTCAGTCAGCATCGACGGCAAGAGGTACACGCCGCAGGAAATTAGCGCCCGCATCCTGCAGAAGCTGAAGCGGGACGCCGAAGCTTACCTGGGTGAGCCCGTCACGAACGCGGTCATCACTGTGCCGGCGTACTTCAACGATGCTCAGCGTCAAGCCACCAAGGAGGCCGGCGAAATTGCGGGTCTGACCGTCGACCGCATCATCAACGAGCCCACCGCGGCGGCGTTGGCGTACGGCCTCGACAAGGGCGACAAGGAGCAGAGCGTCCTCGTCTTCGACCTCGGCGGTGGCACGTTCGACGTTTCGCTGTTGGACATCTCCGACGGCGTCTTCGAAGTCAAGGCCACCAATGGCGACAACCGTCTGGGCGGCGACGACTGGGATCAGCGGATTGTCGATTGGCTGGTGACGCAGTTCAAGAACGCCCACGGTATCGACCTGAGCGCGGACAAGATGGCCAAGCAACGTCTACAGGAGGCCGCCGAGCGCGCCAAGATCGAGTTGAGCTCGGCGCCGGAGACCCAGATCAACTTGCCGTACATCACGGCCGGCGCGGCGGGTCCGCTGCACTTGGAGGCCAAGCTGACGCGCGCCGAGTTCGAGCGCATGACGAAGGATCTGCTGGACCGCTGCAAGGCTCCCTTCCAGGCCGTCATCAAGGACGCCCACACCTCGGTGGATAAGATCGACGAAGTCATTCTGGTGGGCGGTTCCACCCGTATGCCGGCTGTTGTCGAGCTGGTCAAGGAGTTGTCGGGCAAGGAACCGCACAAGGGTGTCAACCCCGACGAGGTTGTCGCTCTGGGTGCTGCGCTTCAGGCTGGTGTCCTCAAGGGTGAGGTCAAGGACGTCCTGCTGCTCGACGTCACCCCGCTGTCCCTCGGCATCGAAACCAAGGGCGGCGTGATGACGAAGATCATCGAGCGCAACACGACGATTCCGACCAAGCGGTCCGAGATCTTCACGACGGCCGAGGACAATCAGCCGTCGGTGATGGTGCAGGTGTACCAGGGTGAACGTGAGTTCGCCCGCGACAACAAGCCGCTGGGCAACTTCGAGCTGACCGGTCTGATGCCCGCCCCGCGCGGGGTTCCGCAGGTCGAGGTCACGTTCGACATCGACGCCAACGGCATCGTGCACGTGTCCGCCAAGGACAAGGCAACTGGCAAGGAGCAGTCGATGACCGTCACCGGCGGCTCGGCGCTTGACAAGGACGACATCGACCGGATGGTGAAGGACGCCGAGGCGCACGCCGAGGAGGACAGGAGGCGTCGTGAGGCCGTCGAGATGCGGAATCAGGCCGATGCCCTGGCGTTCCGCACTGAGCAACTACTCGCCGACAACGCCGCGACCATCGGCGACGACGTCAAGGCACCCGTCGTGGAGGCCCTGGACAAGTTGAAGGAGGCCCTGAAGGGCACCGGCAACGATGACCAGGTGAAGGCTCTGATGGAGGAGCTGAACGAAAAGACCTCAGTGATGGGACAGGCAGTCTATGCAGCAAGCCAGCCACAGGCTCAGGGACCGGCATCGCCGAGTGAGCAGGAGACATCCTCCGACGATGACGTGGTCGACGCGGAGATCGTCGACGACAAGTGA